Proteins encoded by one window of Macaca mulatta isolate MMU2019108-1 chromosome 10, T2T-MMU8v2.0, whole genome shotgun sequence:
- the DEFB124 gene encoding beta-defensin 124 precursor, whose product MTQLLLLLVALLVLGHVPPGRSEFKRCWKGQGACRTYCTRQETYMHLCPDASLCCLSYALKPPPVPKSKYE is encoded by the exons ATGACACAGCTGCTTCTGCTCCTTGTGGCTCTCCTGGTTCTGGGTCATGTGCCACCAG GGAGAAGTGAATTCAAACGGTGCTGGAAGGGCCAAGGGGCCTGCCGAACTTACTGCACAAGGCAAGAAACTTACATGCACCTGTGCCCGGATGCGTCCCTGTGCTGTCTCTCCTATGCATTGAAACCTCCGCCGGTCCCCAAGAGTAAATATGAGTAG
- the DEFB124 gene encoding beta-defensin 124 isoform X1, translating to MAMTQLLLLLVALLVLGHVPPGRSEFKRCWKGQGACRTYCTRQETYMHLCPDASLCCLSYALKPPPVPKSKYE from the exons ATGGCCATGACACAGCTGCTTCTGCTCCTTGTGGCTCTCCTGGTTCTGGGTCATGTGCCACCAG GGAGAAGTGAATTCAAACGGTGCTGGAAGGGCCAAGGGGCCTGCCGAACTTACTGCACAAGGCAAGAAACTTACATGCACCTGTGCCCGGATGCGTCCCTGTGCTGTCTCTCCTATGCATTGAAACCTCCGCCGGTCCCCAAGAGTAAATATGAGTAG
- the REM1 gene encoding GTP-binding protein REM 1 isoform X3, producing the protein MTLNTGQEAKTPLHRRASTPLPLSPRGRQPGLLSTAPSTQSQHPRLGQSASLNPPTQKPSPAPDDWSSESSDSEGSWEALYRVVLLGDPGVGKTSLASLFAGKQERDLHEQLGEDVYERTLTVDGEDTTLVVVDTWEAEKLDKRWSQESCLQGGSAYVIVYSIADRGSFESASELRIQLRRTHQADHVPIILVGNKADLARCREVSVEEGRACAVVFDCKFIETSATLQHNVAELFEGVVRQLRLRRRDSAAEEPPAPRRPTSLAQRARRFLARLTARSARRRALKARSKSCHNLAVL; encoded by the exons ATGACACTCAACACCGGACAGGAAGCAAAGACCCCTCTGCACCGGCGAGCCAGCACCCCACTGCCCCTGTCCCCACGGGGCCGCCAGCCTGGCCTCCTGAGCACAGCGCCTTCCACTCAATCCCAGCATCCCCGGCTGGGTCAATCGGCCTCCCTCAACCCTCCCACCCAGAAACCTTCACCTGCCCCAGATGACTGGTCTTCTGAATCCAGCGACTCTGAAGGCTCCTGGGAGGCCCTCTACCGTGTGGTGCTACTTGGAGATCCTGGAGTGgggaagaccagcctggccagcctctTTGCAGGGAAGCAAGAGAGGGACCTCCATGAACAGCTGGGAG AAGATGTATATGAGAGGACCCTCACGGTGGATGGAGAAGACACCACGCTGGTGGTCGTGGACACCTGGGAGGCCGAGAAACTG GATAAAAGATGGAGCCAGGAGTCATGCCTGCAGGGGGGCAGTGCCTATGTCATCGTATACTCCATCGCAGACCGAGGCAGCTTTGAGAGTGCCTCTGAGCTCCGCATCCAGCTGCGGCGCACACATCAGGCAGACCATGTGCCCATCATCCTCGTGGGCAACAAGGCGGACTTGGCCCGCTGCCGAGAAGTCTCTGTGGAAG AGGGCCGCGCCTGCGCTGTGGTGTTCGACTGTAAATTCATCGAGACCTCCGCCACGCTGCAGCACAATGTGGCTGAGCTCTTCGAGGGCGTGGTGCGCCAACTGCGCTTGCGCCGCCGGGACAGTGCGGCCGAGGAGCCCCCAGCACCCCGACGGCCGACCAGCCTAGCCCAGCGCGCTCGTCGCTTCCTAGCACGTCTGACAGCCCGCAGCGCACGCCGCCGGGCACTCAAGGCCCGCTCCAAGTCCTGCCACAATCTGGCCGTGCTCTGA
- the REM1 gene encoding GTP-binding protein REM 1 isoform X1 gives MTLNTGQEAKTPLHRRASTPLPLSPRGRQPGLLSTAPSTQSQHPRLGQSASLNPPTQKPSPAPDDWSSESSDSEGSWEALYRVVLLGDPGVGKTSLASLFAGKQERDLHEQLGDPALPSVAEDVYERTLTVDGEDTTLVVVDTWEAEKLDKRWSQESCLQGGSAYVIVYSIADRGSFESASELRIQLRRTHQADHVPIILVGNKADLARCREVSVEEGRACAVVFDCKFIETSATLQHNVAELFEGVVRQLRLRRRDSAAEEPPAPRRPTSLAQRARRFLARLTARSARRRALKARSKSCHNLAVL, from the exons ATGACACTCAACACCGGACAGGAAGCAAAGACCCCTCTGCACCGGCGAGCCAGCACCCCACTGCCCCTGTCCCCACGGGGCCGCCAGCCTGGCCTCCTGAGCACAGCGCCTTCCACTCAATCCCAGCATCCCCGGCTGGGTCAATCGGCCTCCCTCAACCCTCCCACCCAGAAACCTTCACCTGCCCCAGATGACTGGTCTTCTGAATCCAGCGACTCTGAAGGCTCCTGGGAGGCCCTCTACCGTGTGGTGCTACTTGGAGATCCTGGAGTGgggaagaccagcctggccagcctctTTGCAGGGAAGCAAGAGAGGGACCTCCATGAACAGCTGGGAG ATCCAGCTCTTCCCTCGGTTGCAGAAGATGTATATGAGAGGACCCTCACGGTGGATGGAGAAGACACCACGCTGGTGGTCGTGGACACCTGGGAGGCCGAGAAACTG GATAAAAGATGGAGCCAGGAGTCATGCCTGCAGGGGGGCAGTGCCTATGTCATCGTATACTCCATCGCAGACCGAGGCAGCTTTGAGAGTGCCTCTGAGCTCCGCATCCAGCTGCGGCGCACACATCAGGCAGACCATGTGCCCATCATCCTCGTGGGCAACAAGGCGGACTTGGCCCGCTGCCGAGAAGTCTCTGTGGAAG AGGGCCGCGCCTGCGCTGTGGTGTTCGACTGTAAATTCATCGAGACCTCCGCCACGCTGCAGCACAATGTGGCTGAGCTCTTCGAGGGCGTGGTGCGCCAACTGCGCTTGCGCCGCCGGGACAGTGCGGCCGAGGAGCCCCCAGCACCCCGACGGCCGACCAGCCTAGCCCAGCGCGCTCGTCGCTTCCTAGCACGTCTGACAGCCCGCAGCGCACGCCGCCGGGCACTCAAGGCCCGCTCCAAGTCCTGCCACAATCTGGCCGTGCTCTGA
- the REM1 gene encoding GTP-binding protein REM 1 isoform X2, with the protein MTLNTGQEAKTPLHRRASTPLPLSPRGRQPGLLSTAPSTQSQHPRLGQSASLNPPTQKPSPAPDDWSSESSDSEGSWEALYRVVLLGDPGVGKTSLASLFAGKQERDLHEQLGALPSVAEDVYERTLTVDGEDTTLVVVDTWEAEKLDKRWSQESCLQGGSAYVIVYSIADRGSFESASELRIQLRRTHQADHVPIILVGNKADLARCREVSVEEGRACAVVFDCKFIETSATLQHNVAELFEGVVRQLRLRRRDSAAEEPPAPRRPTSLAQRARRFLARLTARSARRRALKARSKSCHNLAVL; encoded by the exons ATGACACTCAACACCGGACAGGAAGCAAAGACCCCTCTGCACCGGCGAGCCAGCACCCCACTGCCCCTGTCCCCACGGGGCCGCCAGCCTGGCCTCCTGAGCACAGCGCCTTCCACTCAATCCCAGCATCCCCGGCTGGGTCAATCGGCCTCCCTCAACCCTCCCACCCAGAAACCTTCACCTGCCCCAGATGACTGGTCTTCTGAATCCAGCGACTCTGAAGGCTCCTGGGAGGCCCTCTACCGTGTGGTGCTACTTGGAGATCCTGGAGTGgggaagaccagcctggccagcctctTTGCAGGGAAGCAAGAGAGGGACCTCCATGAACAGCTGGGAG CTCTTCCCTCGGTTGCAGAAGATGTATATGAGAGGACCCTCACGGTGGATGGAGAAGACACCACGCTGGTGGTCGTGGACACCTGGGAGGCCGAGAAACTG GATAAAAGATGGAGCCAGGAGTCATGCCTGCAGGGGGGCAGTGCCTATGTCATCGTATACTCCATCGCAGACCGAGGCAGCTTTGAGAGTGCCTCTGAGCTCCGCATCCAGCTGCGGCGCACACATCAGGCAGACCATGTGCCCATCATCCTCGTGGGCAACAAGGCGGACTTGGCCCGCTGCCGAGAAGTCTCTGTGGAAG AGGGCCGCGCCTGCGCTGTGGTGTTCGACTGTAAATTCATCGAGACCTCCGCCACGCTGCAGCACAATGTGGCTGAGCTCTTCGAGGGCGTGGTGCGCCAACTGCGCTTGCGCCGCCGGGACAGTGCGGCCGAGGAGCCCCCAGCACCCCGACGGCCGACCAGCCTAGCCCAGCGCGCTCGTCGCTTCCTAGCACGTCTGACAGCCCGCAGCGCACGCCGCCGGGCACTCAAGGCCCGCTCCAAGTCCTGCCACAATCTGGCCGTGCTCTGA